Proteins found in one Methanospirillum hungatei JF-1 genomic segment:
- a CDS encoding MarR family winged helix-turn-helix transcriptional regulator, producing MTEKDQLREELNEKLVEFFDRFTSWESSVIESGNMKISDAHAIEILGHHGRMNMKELAGRLGITTGTTTIAVDRLERGGFARRVRAEHDRRSYIIELTEDGALAYEEHHRHHLNLAGEIASILGEDETRAFIEILHKINEHI from the coding sequence ATGACAGAAAAAGATCAGCTCAGAGAAGAGTTAAACGAAAAACTCGTTGAGTTCTTTGACCGTTTCACATCATGGGAATCATCGGTCATTGAATCTGGAAATATGAAGATATCTGATGCCCATGCCATTGAGATTCTTGGTCATCACGGCCGGATGAATATGAAAGAACTGGCAGGCAGACTTGGTATCACCACCGGGACCACCACCATTGCTGTTGATCGCCTGGAGAGGGGAGGATTTGCCAGACGGGTCAGGGCAGAACATGACCGGCGATCCTATATTATTGAACTAACCGAGGATGGTGCACTGGCATATGAAGAGCATCACCGCCATCACCTGAACCTGGCAGGAGAAATTGCCTCGATCCTCGGGGAAGATGAGACCAGGGCTTTCATTGAAATTTTGCACAAAATAAATGAGCATATTTAA
- a CDS encoding ATP-binding protein yields the protein MKKQVQKLSQAMEDYVETIYVLSKDKGYARTGEIARSLNVSPSSVVEMVGKIAKLGFVEWRRYEGIFLSPEGRLQGEAIHIRHETLRQFFEFIGVSPDIANKEACIIEHELSPVTTSAIGNRIHFLGTPAGCQTISARKLFLKMQNPGISWDNAATVQEPVLKEMVMHSARKSQANHEILSLITRHDLLNTITALYRYLDLLRTMTTSEEMKLVVSRIEGTVQAMNRQVSTSSDHLIPGLAGQKWMNLGQLITHAESLVLLGSAVVEQNLDLIEIFGDTLIEKVVYNLIDNAIRHGDGVTRITCGYMQKENSLVWFIQDDGIGIPDEYKDQLFRTSAQNNRGTGLYLAYQVLSACGMQITECGTYGEGARFEIMIPNGLYRFVNMPIPKPEPVLPDISQPISHPCSFQVQ from the coding sequence ATGAAAAAACAAGTTCAGAAATTATCTCAGGCAATGGAAGATTACGTCGAGACAATTTATGTGCTTAGTAAAGACAAAGGATATGCACGGACTGGGGAGATAGCAAGGTCACTGAACGTCTCACCATCTTCCGTGGTTGAGATGGTCGGGAAGATAGCAAAGCTCGGTTTTGTTGAATGGAGACGGTATGAAGGGATATTTCTCTCTCCGGAGGGCAGATTGCAGGGAGAAGCCATTCACATCCGTCATGAAACACTGCGACAATTTTTTGAATTTATCGGGGTTTCTCCGGATATTGCGAATAAGGAAGCATGTATTATCGAACATGAGTTATCTCCCGTCACTACTTCTGCCATTGGAAACCGTATACATTTTTTGGGCACTCCGGCAGGATGTCAGACCATTTCTGCACGAAAACTCTTTCTGAAGATGCAGAATCCCGGAATTTCGTGGGATAATGCAGCTACCGTCCAGGAACCGGTTCTAAAAGAGATGGTCATGCACTCAGCACGGAAATCTCAGGCAAATCATGAGATCTTATCGCTTATTACCCGCCATGACCTGCTCAATACGATAACCGCCCTGTACCGGTACCTGGATCTGCTGAGGACCATGACGACCAGTGAAGAGATGAAACTTGTTGTCTCACGTATCGAAGGGACAGTCCAGGCGATGAACAGACAGGTATCAACCAGTTCAGATCATCTCATTCCAGGTCTTGCAGGACAGAAATGGATGAATCTTGGTCAGCTCATCACCCATGCAGAATCACTGGTGCTCTTAGGATCAGCAGTCGTTGAGCAAAATCTTGATTTAATTGAAATATTCGGAGATACTTTGATCGAAAAAGTGGTATATAACCTGATAGACAACGCAATCAGACATGGAGACGGGGTGACCAGGATTACATGCGGTTATATGCAGAAGGAAAACTCGCTGGTATGGTTTATCCAGGATGATGGCATCGGAATCCCTGACGAGTATAAGGATCAGCTGTTTCGGACATCTGCACAGAATAACAGAGGAACCGGCCTGTATCTTGCATATCAGGTCCTGAGTGCCTGCGGTATGCAGATAACAGAATGCGGTACATATGGAGAAGGAGCACGATTTGAGATAATGATTCCAAATGGGCTGTACCGGTTTGTGAACATGCCCATACCCAAACCCGAACCGGTTTTGCCTGACATCAGTCAACCCATATCTCATCCCTGCTCATTTCAGGTTCAATAA
- a CDS encoding hybrid sensor histidine kinase/response regulator, with product MIHILYVDDEELLLDLAKLFLERSGEFVVDTSITAVDLAESPSIRSYDAIISDYLMPDMDGIEFLKKIREKYPEMPFILFTGRGREEVVIEAINNGADFYLQKGGDPKAQFAELSHKVIQAVKRRQAEKELLESEQQFSKAFHANPAIAGLSDLATGRYVDVNDAFLERLSYTRDEVIGKTSLELNVLTPEKRKELIHELETKGHLHNYETEIRTRTGEILHVLISGDIILSGEDKLLLVQAVDITDRITSEEALRESEYRLRSFIENTADAVILIDEEGEIIEWNPAAERISGILKDEARGMKAWDIMPRMMLPERKTRHHLEEMEARIKESLKTGIPASQQPVISEIIGPDGLTRYIRQVTFPIPTSKGYRFGIIIEDITRQKITEEQAERNLLNLQRSQSIAHVGTWTLDIATQRFSASEEALALFGYPPDSTPSLDEIVHMIHPEDRIRIRDVFESALSTGKSYNTEMRIILPKTGEQRYLYSFGEAETDEEGRPVRVFGVNQDITELKKTSFALKEQENQFRHIIDNLPISISIVTPDGTIRYANPQAMTLFEFSSMDELYNTKAPDVWADPGRRQLWLETLQKNGIVTNFEMDLKTPSGKKFWAIGFGIFITYEGEMCILSAHHDITDRKRAEDELKKREEQYRFITENSIDVIWTMDLSGRFTYISPSVWHLRGYTPQEVMESTLEETISPSSIDMVKKILEDAQMLIKQGMAVPQQTFEVEQPCKDGSSVWTEVIARPLYDKWGDPIGFIGVSRDITKRREAEETLRDNEIKFISIFNQTPDPILIIDSSGKILEVNHGFHDMFGLSDADVLGKQVDAIPAVSAVAGSDILKERTGRGDEVYRKEMILTNRMNTQIIAEVAWSQLLIHGQPCLLIQIHDISEIRKAHDAAQKANNKLNILSSITRHDILNRVMIASLYSDEIKESVSDPTILKYLNAISQASADIEHLIRFTKEYQDLGTAAPAWQQIQSVFSQPGIINLTKGIRIDSYLGKLEIYADLMLERVLYNLVENSVRHGQNLTHITVAYEVRDTDCILTYEDDGGGVPVEEKEKIFERGFGKNTGMGLFLIREILSITGIEIHETGIYGSGVRFEIRVPSGKWRQE from the coding sequence ATGATCCATATCCTCTATGTAGATGATGAAGAACTCCTTTTGGACCTTGCAAAACTATTTCTTGAGAGGAGCGGAGAATTTGTCGTTGACACCTCAATAACTGCTGTGGATCTTGCAGAATCACCATCAATCAGATCCTATGATGCCATCATATCAGATTATCTGATGCCTGATATGGATGGTATCGAATTTTTAAAAAAAATCAGGGAGAAATATCCGGAAATGCCCTTCATCCTCTTCACTGGCCGGGGGAGAGAAGAGGTAGTTATTGAAGCCATTAATAACGGGGCTGATTTTTATCTGCAGAAGGGAGGAGACCCGAAAGCCCAGTTTGCTGAGCTCAGTCACAAGGTCATACAGGCAGTGAAACGAAGACAGGCTGAAAAAGAACTCCTTGAATCAGAGCAGCAGTTTTCAAAGGCGTTCCATGCAAATCCTGCAATTGCGGGGCTGTCTGATCTTGCAACCGGCAGATATGTTGATGTGAATGATGCATTTCTCGAGCGGTTATCATATACACGGGATGAGGTCATTGGAAAAACGTCTCTGGAACTCAATGTCCTGACACCAGAGAAACGAAAAGAACTTATCCATGAACTGGAGACCAAGGGGCATCTTCACAATTACGAGACCGAAATCAGGACCCGTACAGGAGAAATTCTCCATGTCCTCATATCAGGCGATATCATACTCTCTGGTGAGGATAAACTCCTGCTTGTCCAGGCGGTAGATATTACCGATCGGATAACCAGTGAAGAAGCGCTCCGTGAGAGTGAATACCGGCTTCGTTCCTTTATTGAAAATACAGCAGATGCAGTCATTCTGATCGATGAGGAAGGAGAGATTATCGAATGGAATCCTGCTGCTGAAAGAATTTCAGGCATTTTAAAAGATGAAGCACGGGGGATGAAGGCATGGGACATTATGCCCCGGATGATGCTCCCAGAAAGAAAAACCAGGCACCATCTGGAAGAGATGGAGGCACGGATAAAAGAATCCCTGAAAACCGGAATACCGGCATCACAGCAACCGGTCATTTCGGAGATCATCGGCCCGGACGGTTTAACCAGATATATTCGACAGGTCACCTTTCCTATCCCGACCAGTAAGGGGTACAGGTTTGGAATCATCATAGAGGATATAACCAGACAAAAAATCACTGAGGAACAGGCCGAAAGAAATCTCTTAAATCTGCAGAGAAGCCAGAGCATAGCCCATGTGGGCACCTGGACGCTTGATATTGCCACCCAACGGTTCTCTGCATCTGAAGAAGCCCTGGCCTTGTTTGGATATCCACCCGATTCCACCCCTTCATTAGATGAAATTGTCCACATGATCCATCCCGAAGACCGGATACGGATACGGGATGTATTCGAAAGTGCCCTCTCAACCGGGAAGTCCTACAATACCGAGATGAGGATCATTCTCCCGAAAACTGGAGAGCAACGCTATCTCTACTCATTTGGAGAGGCTGAAACCGATGAAGAGGGCAGGCCGGTCAGGGTATTTGGTGTCAATCAGGATATTACCGAACTGAAAAAGACATCATTCGCTCTTAAAGAGCAGGAGAACCAGTTCAGACATATTATTGACAACCTTCCCATATCCATAAGCATAGTCACTCCTGATGGCACCATCCGGTATGCAAACCCCCAGGCAATGACTCTTTTTGAATTTTCCAGCATGGATGAACTGTACAATACCAAGGCTCCTGATGTCTGGGCTGACCCGGGGCGGCGTCAGCTCTGGCTTGAAACCCTTCAAAAGAATGGCATTGTCACAAACTTTGAGATGGATCTGAAGACCCCGTCAGGAAAGAAATTCTGGGCGATTGGATTTGGGATTTTTATCACCTATGAAGGTGAGATGTGCATATTGTCAGCTCACCACGATATCACTGACCGGAAACGTGCAGAGGATGAACTCAAAAAGCGTGAAGAACAGTATCGATTTATAACCGAGAATTCCATCGATGTCATCTGGACCATGGACCTTTCAGGCCGGTTCACCTATATCAGCCCCTCTGTCTGGCATCTCCGGGGATATACACCACAGGAAGTGATGGAAAGTACTCTGGAAGAGACCATAAGCCCATCATCCATTGACATGGTAAAGAAAATACTAGAGGATGCACAGATGCTGATAAAACAGGGAATGGCTGTACCCCAACAAACCTTTGAGGTTGAACAGCCCTGTAAAGACGGATCCAGCGTGTGGACCGAGGTAATTGCAAGACCACTCTATGACAAATGGGGCGATCCCATCGGGTTTATCGGAGTCAGCAGGGATATCACGAAACGAAGAGAGGCAGAAGAGACGTTACGGGACAATGAGATAAAGTTCATCTCAATATTTAACCAGACTCCTGACCCCATCCTTATCATAGACAGTTCCGGGAAAATTCTTGAAGTAAATCATGGATTTCATGACATGTTCGGCCTTTCTGATGCCGATGTTCTGGGAAAACAGGTGGACGCGATACCGGCGGTATCTGCAGTGGCGGGAAGCGATATTCTTAAAGAACGGACCGGGAGAGGCGATGAGGTATACCGAAAGGAGATGATACTCACAAACCGGATGAATACACAGATCATTGCCGAGGTTGCATGGTCACAATTACTTATTCATGGTCAACCCTGTCTGCTTATTCAGATTCATGACATCAGTGAGATCAGAAAAGCCCATGATGCTGCCCAGAAGGCAAATAATAAACTCAACATCTTATCGAGCATCACCCGTCATGATATCCTCAACCGGGTCATGATTGCATCGCTTTATAGTGATGAGATCAAAGAATCAGTATCAGATCCCACCATTCTGAAGTATCTGAACGCCATCTCTCAGGCGTCAGCGGATATTGAACACCTGATCAGGTTTACCAAAGAATACCAGGACCTGGGAACGGCAGCTCCTGCATGGCAACAGATCCAGTCGGTATTCAGTCAGCCGGGAATCATCAATCTCACAAAAGGCATCAGAATTGACTCATATCTCGGAAAGCTAGAGATATATGCAGATCTCATGCTCGAGAGAGTGCTTTATAATCTGGTTGAGAACTCAGTCAGGCATGGACAGAATCTCACTCATATCACAGTAGCATACGAAGTTCGGGACACCGACTGCATCCTCACCTATGAAGATGATGGCGGTGGTGTTCCGGTAGAAGAGAAGGAAAAAATATTTGAAAGGGGGTTTGGGAAAAACACAGGAATGGGATTGTTTTTAATCAGGGAGATTCTCTCAATCACCGGGATAGAGATCCATGAGACCGGCATCTATGGTTCAGGTGTACGATTTGAGATCCGGGTTCCATCTGGAAAATGGCGCCAGGAATAG
- a CDS encoding heavy metal translocating P-type ATPase, translating into MTSGTSTCDRKTCCSHDCGCTHDHAEEDLKKTIIRLLVSGFFVFIAVLTEYTIISVADVQIPAALAALALTAYPIIKEAILGISRKEWNVCELAALALVAAVLIGEFTAAAEIALILTIGELVEDYLFTRTKKDLNMMVQAAPTTASLILNEKIHEIPVEDIRAGDQLMIHPGERIPVDGYIVTGHSDVDESFRTGESLPINKKPGDAVYSGSMNLDGALVISASNPATQSSYAKVVELVREAGLRRPPSHPMIDRFAGYYTPVILIIAGMIALATGDITRGITVLIVSCPCALLLATPSAVLAAIGPAAKRGILIKSGKFLEVCKQITIFVFDKTGTLTSGEMKVTSVIPEKGHTEEEILTIAASAERSSPHPIAKSIREEARKRGIQIPQVGTARHIPGKGVEDIWNGMPILVGSREFLEERSVPLPKKPHSNQEPTHANETEVLVAQNNEYIGTLYISDTLHTDTREAVTSLKQIGVYKYALVTGDHTNVARSIAAELHIPDDMTFSGLLPQDKETYIARLQEQGEVVCFIGDGTNDGPALVRADLGVGIGSRANTLALESSGVILMEKGLSALPLFIRLGRKTSQTIAQNIGLALFLNLFLISIAAGGAITPVMGAIGHQLATIVVLINSIRLSCSLPA; encoded by the coding sequence ATGACTTCTGGAACGAGTACCTGTGATAGGAAGACCTGCTGCTCTCATGATTGTGGGTGTACCCATGACCATGCGGAAGAGGACCTGAAAAAGACTATCATACGGCTGCTGGTATCCGGCTTTTTTGTCTTCATCGCCGTTCTGACTGAATATACTATCATCTCAGTTGCAGACGTCCAGATCCCGGCAGCTCTTGCAGCCCTTGCCCTCACTGCCTACCCAATCATTAAGGAAGCAATCCTGGGAATTAGCAGAAAAGAATGGAATGTCTGTGAACTTGCTGCCCTTGCTCTTGTTGCAGCGGTGCTGATTGGAGAATTTACTGCTGCTGCTGAAATTGCACTCATTCTCACAATAGGAGAACTGGTGGAAGACTACCTCTTTACCAGGACGAAAAAAGACCTGAATATGATGGTGCAGGCAGCCCCCACGACAGCCAGTCTCATTTTGAATGAAAAGATTCACGAAATACCAGTTGAGGATATCAGAGCCGGTGACCAGCTCATGATCCATCCGGGTGAGAGAATTCCTGTGGATGGGTATATCGTCACCGGGCATTCGGACGTGGACGAATCCTTCCGCACCGGAGAAAGTCTCCCAATCAACAAAAAACCCGGAGATGCTGTATACTCGGGAAGTATGAATCTTGACGGGGCACTGGTCATTTCCGCATCAAACCCTGCCACTCAGTCATCCTATGCAAAAGTTGTGGAACTGGTAAGAGAGGCAGGACTTCGAAGGCCTCCGTCCCACCCGATGATAGATCGGTTTGCGGGTTATTACACTCCGGTCATTCTCATCATTGCCGGTATGATTGCCCTTGCAACCGGTGACATAACCAGGGGGATCACCGTGCTTATTGTCTCCTGTCCCTGTGCACTCCTCCTTGCCACCCCGTCTGCTGTCCTTGCAGCAATCGGCCCTGCAGCGAAGCGGGGGATTCTTATAAAAAGCGGAAAATTCCTGGAGGTATGCAAGCAGATTACCATATTTGTTTTTGATAAAACCGGAACCCTGACATCAGGTGAGATGAAAGTAACATCAGTCATCCCTGAAAAGGGACATACAGAAGAGGAAATTCTTACCATAGCCGCCTCTGCTGAGCGTTCTTCCCCCCACCCTATTGCGAAATCCATCAGAGAAGAAGCCCGAAAACGGGGTATTCAGATCCCTCAGGTGGGCACAGCACGGCACATTCCCGGTAAAGGAGTAGAGGATATATGGAACGGGATGCCAATTCTCGTCGGAAGCAGAGAATTTTTAGAGGAACGCTCTGTACCTCTTCCCAAGAAGCCTCATTCAAATCAGGAGCCGACCCATGCCAATGAGACCGAGGTTCTCGTTGCTCAAAACAATGAATATATTGGTACACTATACATCTCCGATACGCTGCACACCGATACCAGAGAGGCCGTTACATCTCTGAAGCAGATCGGAGTATATAAATATGCATTGGTTACCGGAGACCATACAAACGTAGCCCGATCTATTGCAGCAGAACTCCATATCCCTGATGACATGACTTTTTCCGGACTTCTTCCACAGGATAAAGAGACATATATCGCAAGACTTCAGGAACAGGGGGAGGTTGTATGTTTTATTGGAGATGGAACAAATGACGGTCCTGCACTAGTCAGGGCTGACCTTGGGGTTGGAATCGGAAGTCGTGCAAATACCCTTGCCCTGGAGAGCTCAGGAGTCATTCTCATGGAAAAGGGTCTTTCAGCCCTTCCGTTATTTATCCGGTTAGGCAGAAAAACCAGCCAGACGATAGCACAAAATATCGGTCTTGCCCTGTTCCTGAATCTCTTCCTTATTAGTATCGCTGCCGGCGGGGCTATAACCCCGGTCATGGGGGCAATCGGTCATCAGCTGGCGACCATAGTGGTACTTATAAACTCAATCAGACTCTCCTGTTCCCTCCCGGCATAA